One Chitinophagaceae bacterium C216 genomic window carries:
- the rbsB gene encoding Ribose import binding protein RbsB, translating into MRIFYGCLLCLLFFSCIPEDKKMQAKAILSDSTGAYVSKKDLSGTVVGYCTPTLDAPFYVALEKSVRENVLRYGMQYLATDGQGDINKQVLAVEDLLSKGIHVLILNPLDPKALVPIVKRAREQGVLVFILDSFIDEEAPYISSVYANNQLNGELLGEWVVNNIKQAHLNIAIISGNQGNPVGREKRLGFVRGIADAQLHKNNRVEFTIVTQGWGGWTNNGGLKAMEDILVAHKNINVLFAENDAMAIGALKTIKEMGMQGKIALVGLDGQKEAYELIKKGEYSVTAQNSPEILGENMVTIVARYLNDEPGIKQVNYTRSVIIDKNNVDQFYNPNSLF; encoded by the coding sequence ATGCGAATCTTTTACGGTTGTTTGCTTTGCTTGTTATTTTTTTCCTGCATTCCTGAGGACAAAAAGATGCAGGCTAAAGCAATATTAAGCGATAGTACTGGAGCGTATGTTTCTAAAAAAGATTTATCAGGAACCGTTGTAGGGTATTGTACCCCTACCCTAGATGCACCCTTCTATGTGGCTTTGGAAAAATCGGTTCGGGAAAATGTGTTGCGTTATGGCATGCAATATCTGGCTACGGATGGACAAGGAGATATCAATAAGCAGGTGCTTGCTGTGGAAGATCTTTTATCCAAAGGCATTCACGTACTTATATTGAATCCGCTAGACCCTAAAGCGCTAGTACCCATCGTGAAGCGGGCACGTGAACAAGGTGTTTTGGTATTTATACTGGATAGCTTTATTGATGAAGAAGCGCCGTACATTTCCAGTGTATATGCCAATAACCAACTCAATGGCGAGTTATTGGGTGAATGGGTAGTGAACAATATTAAACAGGCTCATTTAAACATTGCTATCATAAGCGGTAACCAAGGCAACCCCGTAGGAAGGGAAAAAAGACTAGGTTTTGTAAGAGGTATAGCCGATGCGCAATTGCACAAAAACAACAGGGTGGAATTTACCATTGTCACGCAGGGTTGGGGTGGCTGGACCAATAATGGTGGTCTTAAAGCAATGGAAGATATTTTAGTAGCACATAAGAACATCAATGTATTGTTTGCTGAAAATGATGCCATGGCCATTGGTGCACTCAAGACGATTAAAGAGATGGGCATGCAAGGTAAAATTGCTCTAGTAGGATTGGATGGTCAGAAAGAAGCATACGAGCTCATTAAAAAAGGCGAATACAGTGTTACAGCGCAAAACAGTCCGGAAATACTAGGAGAAAACATGGTAACCATTGTAGCGCGTTATCTGAATGACGAACCTGGTATTAAACAAGTCAATTACACTCGGTCGGTAATTATTGACAAAAACAATGTGGACCAATTCTATAATCCTAACTCACTGTTTTAA